The Castor canadensis chromosome X, mCasCan1.hap1v2, whole genome shotgun sequence genome includes a region encoding these proteins:
- the Syp gene encoding synaptophysin: MLLLADMDVVNQLVAGGQFRVVKEPLGFVKVLQWVFAIFAFATCGSYNGELRLSVECANKTESDLSIKVEFEYPFRLHQVYFDAPTCRGGTTKVFLVGDYSSSAEFFVTVAVFAFLYSMGALATYIFLQNKYRENNKGPMLDFLATAVFAFMWLVSSSAWAKGLSDVKMATDPENIIKEMGVCRQTGNTCKELRDPVTSGLNTSVVFGFLNLVLWVGNLWFVFKETGWAAPFLRAPPGAPEKQPAPGDAYGDAGYGQGPGGYGPQDSYGPQGGYQPDYGQPAGGGTGGYGPQGDYGQQGYGPQGAPTSFSNQM, translated from the exons ATGCTGCTTCTGGCAGACATGGACGTGGTGAATCAG CTGGTGGCTGGGGGTCAGTTCCGGGTGGTCAAGGAGCCCCTCGGCTTTGTGAAGGTGCTGCAATGG GTCTTTGCCATCTTCGCCTTTGCCACATGTGGCAGCTACAACGGGGAGCTTCGGCTGAGCGTGGAGTGTGCCAACAAGACTGAGAGTGACCTCAGCATCAAGGTTGAATTCGAGTACCCCTTCAG GCTGCACCAAGTGTACTTTGATGCACCCACCTGCCGAGGGGGCACCACCAAGGTCTTCCTAGTGGGGGACTATTCCTCATCAGCTGAATTCTTTGTCACTGTGGCTGTGTTTGCCTTCCTCTACTCCATGGGGGCCCTGGCCACCTACATCTTCCTGCAGAACAAGTACCGAGAGAACAACAAAGGGCCCATGCTG GACTTTCTGGCTACAGCAGTGTTTGCCTTCATGTGGCTGGTTAGCTCATCTGCCTGGGCCAAGGGACTGTCAGATGTGAAGATGGCCACAGACCCAGAGAACATAATTAAGGAGATGGGTGTATGCCGCCAAACAGGGAACACATGCAAGGAGCTGAGGGACCCTGTGACCTCGGGCCTTAACACCTCAGTG GTTTTCGGCTTCCTGAACCTGGTACTCTGGGTCGGCAACCTGTGGTTCGTGTTCAAGGAGACAGGCTGGGCCGCCCCGTTCCTGCGCGCACCTCCTGGCGCCCCCGAAAAGCAGCCAGCACCCGGGGACGCCTACGGAGATGCCGGCTACGGGCAGGGCCCGGGCGGGTATGGGCCCCAGGACTCCTACGGGCCCCAGGGTGGCTACCAGCCCGACTACGGGCAGCCAGCCGGCGGCGGTACCGGTGGCTACGGGCCTCAGGGCGACTATGGCCAGCAAGGATATGGCCCGCAGGGTGCGCCCACCTCCTTCTCCAATCAGATGTAA